In Muribaculum gordoncarteri, the genomic window AAGGATAAGTATTCAAAGTGCGATCAAATGGCTTCACTGCAAAAGGAAACTGCGACCGATGGATGTGAGGCAGGTATTAACCCGCTTGCCATTTCATTATGGAAGGCACAACACTTATGCTTATGAGAAATTCTCTACCAGCCGTTGAGCCGTCGCGACTCTACACCCGTCAGGAGGTTGCAGCCATGTTCGCCCTCTCCGACATCGAATTGTTCAGCTATGCCAGTGATCCTGAAGGATTGCGCTATGAGATTGTTCCGGCCAGTCCTTACCCGCTTTTCCGTGGAAGCGAACTGCTGCGGTTCTTCTCAAACACCTACAAGCTATGCCAAGATGGATGCCTGTCTATGAAGACGATATGACACACTGGCTATGGGATAACGCGCAACGTTACCAGTGGTGGCTTGAAATAAGGTTTCGAGCCGCCAAGACTCCCGGCATGAGGTATGTGGGTGACACAAACATCCGCATACGGGTGACTTACGGAGAATGGCCTGTGACTATTGCCTATCTTGGTACGCGATGGCACGCAGATGAGAGAGCTGTCATATCTTTTCTGGAGGCATTGGAGGAGGACGGTCTGATTACCCGTAGGAAAAACGGGCTTGTAACCGTTATATCCGTCTGCGGCTTTGAAAAGTATTGCTTCAATATGCAGAACAACGGAAAAGCACCATTGCCGGAAGGTTCGGTGGATATTGAGTATGAAATGCAAAATCCGGAGCATGATACTCCGCTGGGCTGTATATCTGATGAAACGCAAATCGAAAAGCACTATGCAACGCGGAGTGATACGGCAGACGAAACGCAGAGCCGGACGCGGCCATATTTACATAAAAGAAAAGAAATAAAAGAACTTTTAATTGATGGTAAACGCGAGCGCGAAAAAGATTTTTTAGAAAAACTGAAAAAATCGGAATCCACGCTTGAAGGGATGGCTATGAGCCTGCACTGCGAGTTGTCGGATCTGCTGGCGGTAGCCGATGATTTCAGTAATGCAACAATCACTACCGAGGACTGGCATCCCACGTTCTCGGCTTTCAAGAAACACTTTCTCAACTGGGCCCGGATGAGAATAAAAAAATCAAAAGATGAAGTACCCCAAAAGAATAAATCCGCAGGAGGCTATCAGCCAAATGCGGTACGCCGCAGAGGGCCGGTTACACCCGATTGCGGACTTAACGAAGATTGACGCCTACAAGCAGTTCTTCCTTGGATGCGCAAAAAAGGTATGCCCTGGCTATGTTGTCCGCGACGACCAGCGCAAGATTCTCAACGACATCGTGCATTGGGCGTTGAAAGACTATCACGGCAACCTCGATCCGGACCGGGGGCTATTGCTGTGGGGCGACATAGGCACCGGAAAGTCAACGCTCCTAAGGGTAGTCCGGCAATTCTGCAACGAGGTACACCCTCCCCGTGACGGTATGCGCTACTGGTTTCGCATGACAAACGTAATCGACATCTGCGCCGAGTTTTCCGATGAATCGCGCGACGGCGGCTATTATGCCCTCCAGACCTACATCACAAGCTCCCGCCAGGCTTTCGATGAACTTGGTAGCGAAACAATACCCACCGGACGGTGGGGCAACTTTGAGAATGTGATGCAATATGTCCTCCAGCGGCGTTATGACCTGCGCGACAATCAGTTCACACACGCCACTACCAATCTTTCCCTGCAACAGCTTTCTCAAGTCTATTCACCCAGAATCTATGACCGCTGCAAGGAAATGTTCAATTTTGTGGAGATTCGCGGCAATACTTTCCGAAAAACCTACACTCCGGGGGGCGATGGCTAAACGAAGATACGAAAAAAAGGTCAATATCTCTATGATTGACCGTAACAGGCTATATACCATTTCAGAGGTGGCCCGGATAATCGGAATCAGTCGGTCGTATTTCTACTATTGTTTCGACCATGACGAGCGGTTTCCCAAACCAACGTTCATCAACGGAATCACACGCCTGACAGGTAGCGACCTGATAGAGATTATAGCCCTGCGGCGGCGCAAGGGGCTATAATCCCGGTTCAGTTCCAGATATGCCACGGCGGGGTGCGGCGTTCCGGGGAGGCTATGGTCTCCGACAGCTCAACGGCGAGAAGCCATGCCTCGGTTCGCATATCGTCCATTTCCGCCAATGCCCTCGCTTCAAGGCTATCCCCGGCACCCGATAGCTCGCACCACTGCCGGGCAAAGGTAGAGGGTTGGAAAGCGTCTATGAACGAGAGTATCTCATCAAGGAGTGTTGCCGGGTTGCCGCCTGTCATGTCGGCGCAAAAGCAGAACGGCACGCCGCTCCGAGTCCTGCGCCGGAAATCGAAAGCGGTACAGTCGATGTCTATCACGCTGACGGTCACGCTCCAGCCGCATTTGGCGGCAATATCTATAATGGTCTGTAACAACATATCTAAAAACATGGTTATGTCTGCCACAACCGAAAAGATTGTGGCAGACCGGGTTATATTCCTGAACGGGTCTATTCCTCCGTCGGGTCGAAATCGGTTTCTTCAAGGGCGGCGAGCAGGTCAAGCACCATGCTCTCCGCGTCCTCCATATCAGCCACTATGTCGCGGATATGGTACGGTGCGCCGTTCCTGCCGTGTCCGTCCTCGCCTATCCAGAGGTAGGCTTCCTCGTCGGGGTCGAAGCCCTCGTAATACTCCCTCACTGACTTTATGAGGCTGTCGGGGTCGCCGTCTTTCATTTCGGCGGAGAAGTTGAAATCCTGCCCTGCCTTGGTGGATTGGGAAAACTCGAACTGCCATATCTCGGCCTTGGGATTCTTTGATGTATGGACGCTCCAGCCTTTGGCTTCGGCACATTCGGTTATGCGGTCTATCGTATCTTGAATATCCATGTCGGTATAAGGTTGTGTCAGCCGTGGCACGGTCGCCACGGCTGACGGGTTATCTGTCATTCATCGGGGCGGTCATGCAGTCGGGAGAGGAAAGACTGCAACCGCTTGTCGGCTATCTCCCCTATGGGTCGGGGCTTGAAATACGGCACCTCCGTGACTTGGAGTATTCCGTAGCCATGCTCCCGGCAATCTATCTCAATCCCTGCAAGCTCGTTGAGCGAAACATAGCCATATTCGTCCTCTGCGAGTCCCACGACAATGCAGAACATTATCGTGTCATCGCCCTCCTTGCTCCCCTCAAGCACAAACCACCAGGCGTTTCCTATGGCGAATATCGCCACGCATACGGCGTCCTTGCCCTTTCCGTCCTGGGAGTAGAGGGGGAAGCCCTTGAAGGCTTCCTCCAGTCTTGGTGTCATCAGTCTGTTCATAATCAGTCAAATTCTATTTCATCTTCATACAATTCTATGGTCGCTCCGCTGCTCACCTCTATTATGAAGCGGTAGCCGTTGCGTCCTACAATCGTTCCTCTGCGGTAGCCGCGCCACGGCTCTTTGAGGTCGCACTGCCGTCCGTATTCGGGAAAGTCGGTATCAGTATCGTACATAGTCAGCGGCGTTTTTGAGTTTGGCAAATTCGGGGTCGTAGATGAGTTCCTTGTCTATGAAGTGGCTGTAAGCCTCGGCAGCGAGGCGCGAGGCCCACTCGTTGCGGTCGTCATAGCGTCCTCTGCGGTAGTTGTATGCGAGGGCTTTCATATAGCCGAGAAAGACCTTGAACGCCTGCTGCTGCAGGTAGCGGTGCATGGCAGTCATAGCCATACCGGTCTTTTCGGTGCTGCTCACTCTGCCGTTGACAAAGTTCTCGAAAGTCTTTACAAACTCCTTGTCGCCCTCGGCAATATTAATGAAATCAATGTCTGTGTTCATATCGTTTGGAATTTAGATGGTTGCCTGATTGTAGATTTGAGGTTCTGACGACACATTATAGATATAGTCGCCACAACGCACCAAAAGGCAGTGCTGTCCGTAATACAGCTTTTTCATGCCCCGTACACTCCCGGTCTTGTGGAAGTTCGGGAAGCGGCTTATACCTACTCGCCTCCCTTCTTCAATTGTCATTCTCTTTACTCGCATGGTCGTGTAATACCGGTGTCATAGATAATAGTCTGCTATCATTCCTGCATACAGTTTGTTTCCGGGCGTAAGCCGTTCCACGAAGCGCATAAATTCTGCGGAGTGTTCAGCCGTTCCAAAGTTGGAGCCGAAGTCGGTGATGAAAAGGCTGTCGGTGTCAAGAGGATTGATTATAGCTTTTTGGAGTTGATAGACTGGCCCGGTCCATTCCGTTACGTTATCGGTGTCTATGGCCTCCGCCCTCTCTCTTATAAGCCGTGCATAATGGTGCCGCCATTCGTTGATGCCTCCATTGTAGGTTAGGGTAAGGTCGTTGTTGAGTGTGAACATGCCTTTGGGGAGTATTTCAACAAGTTCCTCCATTTGGCTTTTACGTTCTGCCTCCGCTATTTCGTCCGCATAGCCGATGCATACAGATTCTCCCTCCGAAATGGTTTCGGGATTCATATATTCGTCCTCGTTTATCGGACTTGTGCCTAACTGATAGATTGTGCCGTGCATTGTCTTAAAATGTTTGAGTTGTTATTTTTTTCCCTTTTGTGAAGCTCTTTGAGCTTCCCGGCAGGGCTGGCCGTTTTTCGTGCAATTCGCAACTGCGGCCAAAGGGAGGATAAGGCAAGGGTGAGGTCAGCGGCAAGACCGGGATACCCAAATTTTGGAGGCACGAGAAAATTTGAAACCGAAGGCTCGGTTTCGAGCTGAAGGTTGCGGAGGCTCACGGGCGCAGTCCGCCGACCTCAAACGAAGTGGCCTTTGCCGTTCCTCCCGGACGCGGTAATTTCGCACGGAAAAACGCCAATCCTGTCGGCAGCGAATAATTCACAGGAAAAAATCTTCATAAAAACATCCGCTCCAAAGCGTCAGCCTTGAAGCGGATCAGGGCCATCGTTCCGAGAGCGGTCATCCAAAGACCCGGCGGCACATTGGTATTCCATAGACCCGCGCCCAAAACAGCAAGGCGTGACACGTATATACGCCTCACGCCCCACTGTTCTATAATTCGGGTACTGCCAGCCAGCTCACATTGTCGCCTTGCGGCATGGGTAGTAACGGGTCATACTGCATTAGCTGATATGAGGCTATCTTGAAATCAGCCTCGATTACGGCATATATTATCACCTGTCCTTTTTCCGGCACACACTCCGAAAACCTATGCCATTCGGGACATGGATTTTTGTCAGCCCATTCCGCGCCCTCTATGAAGCAATACATATTAGGCACACGAAAATCGCTGTCCTTATACCGCTCGGCGGCTTCTTTTCGTATTTCCTCTTTTCGGTTCATAATCGTTTCGCTTTGTCAATCAAACCATTCCGGATTATCCTCTTTAAGTTCCTCGATTAATGCGTCATCGGGCAGACCGAGGTTGCTGTCAGCGGTATAGAAGAAAATATCTTCATCGACCTTTTCAGCCTCCTTGTCGGCGAAGCCGTCCGAGCCGTCGGTTGCAGGATAAGGCATAAGGACATCAAGCAGGCTTGTTCCCGCGATTATCAGTTCCTCGCCCTCGTTGCTTCTCACGATACGGCAGGTGTATTCCTTGCCCTTGTAGTTGATTTCAGTTGTAATCATATCGGTATTGTGTTTATGCTCCCTGCGCCTCTGACCGCGCAGGGAGCGGTTTATAAATCAGTCTATATCAACTCCTATAAAGTGCTCGTTGTCAATCAACAGATAGTAGTAGCCGTTGCCACAGCCGCGATACTCCTTGCTAAGTCCGGCTTTGATGTCGCCCTTGCGATAATATCCGTCGTCCTTGTCGGCTATCTCTATCCATAGGGTGCCGTCATAGCCCCGGAAGTCGAACCTGCCGGAATGATAGGCGCACCTTTCGGCAAGTGCCTTGCGAAATTCCTCTACCGCCCACGGCGCATGACGCTCCACGGCTTTGAGGGAGATAATCTCACCATCTATGCGAGTGCCGGTTGTGAGCCGGTTTTCGTAACAGCCCTTTGTAGGGTCTGCCATGAGGCATTTTCGCACGAAAGCCGAGGGGAAGGTGGCACGCGAGGCGTAACGCCTGAACTTTTCCACAATATTTGCTTCAGGCTTCTCCACTTTCACTACTCCGAGCCAGTTGGCTACGGTTGACTGCGGTATGATGTAGCCGCGTCTGCGTGAGCGTGGAGCGAACTCGCATATATAGCCCTGTGTGGAGAAAAACAGGCGTCTGCGTTCTCTGCCCTCGTTGGTGGTAATGTCGTAAAGACCCGAATTGCGGTCGATGATGGTTGCTGCTGCTTGATAGTCCATGTTTTAGTGTTTGAATTTGTTTTTTCCCTTTTGGCTTGAAGCTCCGGGCTTCATCCGCAGGGGGTATGTTTTTTGTGCATACACCACGGCGGACCACCGGGGCGGATTAGACAAGTGTGAAGTCAGAGGGCAAGCGCGGGATACCCATTTTTTGAGCGACAAAAAATGCGGAGGCTCACGGGCGCGGAACTCCGACCTCAAGCGCGGCGTCACTTGTCGTTCCGCCCGTCCGCCGTAGCTTCGCACACAAAAACGCCGCCGCAGGTGAAGCCCGCAGGGTTTTCAAACAAAAAAGTATATCCGGCGACCTTAACCGGCAGGTTGCGGCAGGCCGGATGCCGTTCACGGCATCGGGGTTGCGGTGTTCCGGGCATAGAGCGCGGATCAAGTCGGAAGCCGCCTTCACGGAGGCTTCAGTCTTGTGGCGCGGCCGGTTTACACACGAAAGGCTATATGTGATGTCGGTGTGCCTCCCGGCTCACGGACATGGCATATAGCCCGGATTATCAGGTATTCGGGAGGGAGCGGAGGAATGCAAGGTAGTGAGGCGTGATGCGCTCCATGCGCCCACACCTCGCTCCGCTTTGCCTCGGCTTCAGCCCGGTAGGTTTCCCTAAGATGTATAGATAGATGTCAGAACTCCTCATCGTTGTAGTGGCAAAGGGCACTAATGATATTATCTGCTAATTTACAGAGAGTTATGTTATATTTAGGCTTTAATCCAAATGCTATTTGTGCTACTGTTTGTGGTTCGCAAATCAAAAAAACAATTTTATATTTGGAGGGTTAGAAAATAATTTATAACTTTGCAAAATAATTCATCAAGAAGAAGTAACGCTCTAAATGTTAATTATTCCTAAGATTTTTACACTGCTGAACAATTATCCTCTTGTTGCGTTATACTATAAAAACATATACAACAACTAACAGATGAAGAAAACATTATTGTATTCTTTGCTCGTTGCTTCAATCGCGGGACTTTGGTCTTGTAGTAACGATGCGGATGTTCCTGTCCCACAGGACGAAGAAATTTCGACCAGATCTGGTGAATTGGTCGAATGCCTTAATATTACATATAAAGGCAAAACTTACCAGAATGTGCCAACTTCTTATGACGAGAATGGGGACTTCTTGTTCCTTGACTCGGAGTTCTCGGCAATCTATGCCGAAGAGCTTGCGAACGATTTGGATTGGTCTATCTCTGCCAAAGATTCGCACAACATTACATTCTATCCTGATTTGAAGAATAATCTCGATTCGAATGGTATAGAGGTGGATGAGAGTATTGAGGCTGTTGATGCTGCTCTTGCCGTAGCCCTTACGCGTGCAGGGTACAATGACTTGGCTGAGGTTACATTATATGATGATAGAGACTTCAAGGATAGAAACTATTCTTTCCAGTTGAATGACTCGATTATCTATACTGAGGTGGCCAACTTAAAAAATAAGCCTTGGGAGTTTAACGATAAGTGTTCGTCTCTAATCTTGACAAACAACATGCCCGATGATCCCAATAAAATCTTTAAATTGGGTTATTTTGAATACCCCTGTTCTGAAATTGAGGCTGTATTTATCGGCTACGATGATCGTAATTTCAGTGATCGCACCATTACTTGTGTAGC contains:
- a CDS encoding P-loop NTPase family protein yields the protein MRYAAEGRLHPIADLTKIDAYKQFFLGCAKKVCPGYVVRDDQRKILNDIVHWALKDYHGNLDPDRGLLLWGDIGTGKSTLLRVVRQFCNEVHPPRDGMRYWFRMTNVIDICAEFSDESRDGGYYALQTYITSSRQAFDELGSETIPTGRWGNFENVMQYVLQRRYDLRDNQFTHATTNLSLQQLSQVYSPRIYDRCKEMFNFVEIRGNTFRKTYTPGGDG
- a CDS encoding DUF2958 domain-containing protein; protein product: MTPRLEEAFKGFPLYSQDGKGKDAVCVAIFAIGNAWWFVLEGSKEGDDTIMFCIVVGLAEDEYGYVSLNELAGIEIDCREHGYGILQVTEVPYFKPRPIGEIADKRLQSFLSRLHDRPDE
- a CDS encoding glyoxalase, with the translated sequence MYDTDTDFPEYGRQCDLKEPWRGYRRGTIVGRNGYRFIIEVSSGATIELYEDEIEFD
- a CDS encoding sulfide:quinone reductase yields the protein MNTDIDFINIAEGDKEFVKTFENFVNGRVSSTEKTGMAMTAMHRYLQQQAFKVFLGYMKALAYNYRRGRYDDRNEWASRLAAEAYSHFIDKELIYDPEFAKLKNAADYVRY